GATTACCATCACAGACGGAAACAAACTGACAAATACGGCTGGAGTTCAAGAGGAGGTAAACTTGCATCACATTCTTTTCAGTTACTGCCTTGCAAGTTGGCTCTGTCATGAGATGAGTATTTATGCTTCTTTCCTGCTAGTAGTACTTATGCTTCATCAACCTGTTTTGTTCTAGAGAACAGAAATGATGCTGTCAATGCCTAGCCCCTGAATTCATCATTCACATTTGTTTCCAGACCATAATGTCAGATAACTCAGTGGATAGGAATGGGATCTTTTACAGAGTGATGAAAAAAATTTGAGCATTGCTTTGTCAAAGACTTTGAAAATATTCTGCAATCTCTTTTTGCCAGCTCCATCTTCCTTTGAATTCTCCTTTGCCTGGAAGTGAACTAACCAAAGAACCGTTTCGTTGGGATCAAAGGCTGTTTGCTCTGGTGCTGCGtttgccaggagctgcatcTGCTGAACCAGAGCAGCTTGGGAGTGTGCCTACTGATGAATCTGCTATCACACAGATGTGTGAAGTTACAGGAGGTAAGGGGATGCTACTTTGCTTTGCCTCACATTTGATAGTTGCCTTAGTGTGTATCTTTGCCTTTGATTCAATGCTGCTTTCTCCCTCTGAatcactcagtgcctctgtcagTCTGTGGGGTGCTTTTTGAACTTGGTTTCCAGTAGCACAGGAGAACTTTAAACTAGAACCTTATTCCTGTTTCAGATCTTCCAGATGTGGGAAATTTTTTCTTAAGGCAGCAGTAGGAGGAATTGGAAAATCTCTTAGATTTTCCTTCCAGAAATTTGGCTTTGCTCAGTCATGAGATTTGTTATTTAAGTGCTGAATTGAGTGGGACAGGTCATTACTAAGATGTCAATTCTGTTGCAGGGCAAGGAGGCTGAATTTgatcttctctaggctaaacaaccccagctccctaagcctctcctcatagggtttgtgttccaggcccctccccagccttgttgctcttctctggacactttccagcacctcaacatatctcttgagttgaggagcccagaactggacacagcactcaaggtgtggcctgagcagtgctgagtacaggggcagaataacctcccttgtgctgctggccacactgctcctgagccagcccaggatgccattggctctgctgcctacctgggcacactgctgcctcctcttcagctactccctaccagcacttccaggtccctttcttcctgcctgctctcagccactctgtccccagcctgtagtgctgcttggggttgttgtggccaaagtgcagaaccctgcacttggtcttgttcaatctcatcccattggcctctgcccacccatccagcctggccaggtccctctgcaggtctctcctaccttccaacagatccacatctgctcctagcttgctgtcatctgcaataAAAACCTCTTCCTTAATGGAGGTGACTCAGAActtgctttcctcttttccctgtcTCGTTTATCCCTCGCACAGGTCGTTCTTACTGCGTTCGGACCCAGAGAATGTTGAATCAATGCTTAGAATCTCTAGTTCAGAAAGTCCAAAGTGGAGTTGTTATTAACTTTGAAAAATCAGGACCAGATCCAGCTCCTGTTGGAGAAGGTAAAGTAACTGATTTGGTTTTCTCCTAGAGTTCAATAGAAACCTTTTGCATGCATTTAAATGTCTTTGTCCTTCCTAACAGCTTTGCATTGTAGTGTCTGGGATGCATCATATGCCTGATACATACTCAAAAGTAGTGATAAATCTTACATGCTTCAGTGAGAGAGTTTTGATATCTTTTTTAATACCCCAAAATCATTCTGCATCTGTTCTTCAAAGCTTTTGAACAGTTTATGTGTTTGTGTTTAGTCCTGCCTTTGTGTTTTCACAAGTGTTGGTTTGATCCTTGCTAAATTGTGCCATATTTGCACAGATTTGTGTGAATGATCAACCTCCTTCCTAGCTCTTCTCTCACTCATTTCTCACCTTTTTGTTGGGGACTGAGAAAAGTGTTTACAGAAAGCAGTAGTTTGAATTAGTGTTGTCAGTTCTTGGTTTTAGAATAATTAAATCTATTACTGCTGTGTTTGAAACACTTCAAGTAATATTTATGCTTTATTTTCTGGATGTTTTCATTCTGTGAATTGATCACAACACAAGTtttcagctctgtgtgtgtgttaataGCTGCAAAAGAAATGCTGTCTGCAAAGAGCAAGGAGTTCTTTTTCTAGCTGCAAAGGAAGTGCAtaagaggggagaggaaaatgcACTCCTGATGTGGAGCAGTTGTTCAGATTTGCCACAATTCATGGCTTaagtagagagagagagcagttcATAGTTAGGAAATGAGGATCTTCCTGGAATGTCAGAAACTTTATAGCTTTTAGGATCTCCTTAGCTTTAGCCAGCTTTAGTCCTGCTTCCATTTTTTGAATCACTtctttcttgctctctctctatatatttcTCCTCCCGTTGCTTACTTCAATGTCATCTTATTTGAAGGCTTTCCTGTAATGCTGTGCAGGACAGCACCTCAACAGACTCCTGTCTATCTGTTGGCCTAAATGTTCTCCTTGGTGACAAAATAGCTGATGAAGCTTGGGGTTTTCAGTTTTTATCACACTTAAATGGTGTCCTCTGGGTACAAAAGAACAAAACTGTTGAAGTTTTCCATTTTTCATGAATTGAGAAAGTCCTAACCTAGAGAGAAGTAAAAATCACTGTGGTAAAAGCAGAGAAACCAAACTGATGAGCACCTGAAAAGTGTGTCACGTAATATTCTTGGCCAGGGGTCTAATGCAAGGGAAAATTAGTCATGGAAAATGGCTTCAAAATGAAGAAGATTGTTGAAATGgatgagctctgctgtgctgttggGTTTGAAGAGCACTCCTGGAAAACTAATGCCAGGGATTTTGTACTGCTACAAActccttatgaggaaaggctgagacattgggggctgtttagtctggagaagagcagcctgagagaagcTCTTATTAATGGAAGATCTTTatgagtatctgaaggggaggtGTCAAGAAGGAGGCAGACTTTTTCCAGTGGTGTGCTGTGATAGGACCaaggcagtggacacaaactggaacacaggaagttctacctcagcatgaggagaaacttctttgctgtgagggtgctggagccctggaacaggctgcccagagaagttgtggagtctcctctggagaacttaaagatctgtctggatgtgttcctgtgggacctgccttaggtgatcctgctttggcatgaGTGATTGGGatcttcagaagtcccttccaatccctaccactctatgattctttgacctCAAGTGTGGAGGGGAGTCTGTGCTTGTGCACTGTGGtagcctgctggagagcagtcagcaaGTGAGGTTTAAGTGATCTATGAGTTTCTTACTGATGAGAAATGTGGTGAGAGGTCCTCCTGCAAGAGAAATCTGACTTCTCCATGACACTTCTCTCCAGTTTCAGTTTTCACTCAGTCAGTGAGCTTTGCATCCCACATAGGACTGTCAATGTCAATTTACAGGTGCAGCAGAACTAAAAATGATAGCCTTGCTCTTGCCTCTCAGGTCCTTGTCAAGCCTTAAGCAAATGCCCTTTTTCATCACATGTGTGCCTTGCTGCACTAATTATCTAATGGCTATGCCAcaggagcagaagggcagatgTGGCCATGTGTTAGCATTGATTGAGATGATTACTGTCTTGCATTTTGATGTGTGAGGATTTCCAAACACTGATGTGGGTCTTTGAAACAACTGTAATGAAACGCCTCGTGTGAAAATCATGCTGGGAGAAATATGCATGCAGGGAGATCTTCTTTCTTTGGTTGatgtttattttgctttctttaaaTTTTAGATGGACTTGTTGATTCCTCCAGGCCCATCAATTCATTTGCTTCTCAACCCTGGCATAGCTGTCACAAACTAATATATGTACGGCCTAACCCTAAAACAGGGGTTCCTGTTGGCCACTGGCCCATCCCAGAGTCTTTTTGGCCTGATCAGAATTCACCAACACTGGTAAGTAAAATAAGAACTGAAAAGGGCATTCTGCAGCTCATTACACAGACTGAAAAGGAAGAGTGTAGTAGTTCTTTATCTTACTCTAATATGATCTACATGAAGGCTGTGGAGGAACTGCTTACAAAGGTTTGTAGCACCAGGTCCAGGGGAAGTAGTTTGAAACTAgaagagatttagattgaacacttggaggaagctctttactgtgagggtggtggaagcccaTGTCATACTGGCAGCTGTGataattaaatcacagaatcaagcaggtttgaagagacctccaagctcatccaacccaacctagcactcagccctagccaatcaaccagaccatggcactaagtgccccagccaggcttggcttcaacaccttcagcaacagagactccaccacctccctgggcagcccattccaatgccaatcactctctctgacaacaacttcctcctcacatccagcgtagacctcccctggcacagcttgaggctgtgtccccttgttctgttgctggttgcctggtagcagagcccaaccccacctggctacagactccctgcaggtagttctggttgcccaggaatggtggaagccccatccctacagatattcaaagtcaggcttgatGACACTCTGACCAACCTGCTGTGCTAGACCCTGTTCActggagggaggttggattagatgacctttagaggtcccttccaacctgatgcattccaTGTgtatctccatctctggagatactcaaggtaaGGCCTCTGGATGACCTGATTTAGTGGAGGTTATCCCtactcactgcagggcagctggaccaaagaacctttaaaggtccctttggACCCAATGTGTTCCCTGATTCTCTAGCTTAGCTTTTAAGCACCCTTTTAAAGCAACTTGTAGCACTGAATGGTATTATCTAATGTAGCTAGTGTGTGCTGTGATGGGTTTTGCATCTGGGAGTTTTACTTTCAGCTCTATGGTTTAGTTCATTTGGTAAATGTGTTTTTTAAAGACCACAGAATTGAGCTATAAATTACTTCCCATACCACAAAAGATTGTGATCCTTATCTGTTTTAATCAAAGCTTAATAAAACACATTTATTTGgggagctaaaaaaaaaacccttgggTTTGATAATAATCagccaattttttttctttgtactCTTTATGTATGGGCTCTTCCTTCATTAACAGGAAGAATTAAAACTGCAACAGTAGTTACCCATAATTCTataagcatagaatcaggcagggttggaggagaccacaaggagcagccagttccaacccccttccatgcccagggacaccctaccctagagcaggctgcacacagcctcagccagcctggactgaaacacctccagccatggggccttaaccacctccctgggcaactcattccagcctctcaccactcttctgctcaacaacttcctcctcatggccatctcagctttgctccattccctccagtcctgtcactacctgatatcctgaaaagtccctccccagcttctttgtagaTCCCTTTCAGaaactggcaggccacaagaaggtcacctgggagcctcctctgctccagcctgcacagccccaactctttcagtctgtgctcacagcagagctgctgcagccctctgagcatcctcctggccctgctctggacactcttcagcatctccacatctctcttgtcccaggggctccagaactccaggtggggtctcagcagagcacagcagaggggcagaatcacctccctggccctgctggccacacttctgctgctgcagcccaggctctgcttggctttctgggctgcaagtgcacactgctggctcctgttgagcttctcctccagcagcacccccaagtccttctcctcagggctgctctccagccactcacaaACAAAACGAGGGAAAGCCAGTATTTGTTTCTCCTTACTGAAATGATcacacatttcacagtatcacagtatcaccaaggttggaagagacctcacagatcatcaagtccaaccctttaccacagagttcaaggctagaccatggcatggtTTACCCTAAAAAGATGTCTCTCTCAGCATGTTCTCTTTCTCTGCCTTGAAAGTAATCAAGTTTCTCAATACCACTTAAAGATTCAAAGCTGAAAAGAAACCAGACTGGGTAGGGAGTGTCTTGAGATAGAGTGAACAGAGTTTCACATCTGTACCTCTTGAAACATCAagctgggaagcagagctgaaatTTTTACTCTTAAACCTGTCTGTGCCTGGCACAGAGGTTCTGAAATACCAAAATAGAGGATGTTAACCACCTtttctcttgctgggaagaatgtGTATGGATGGCTTTCTATTTTTAAATGAGAGAATTACTTCATTGTGGGAGCTTGTGTCCTTTTTAGAGGGGATGTAgtagatgtttataaatatcagtgggctgggagtcaggaagggagggacaggggTGGGGAgttgagcaaagctggaggtggggagattaagactggacgtgaggaggaagttgttgagcatgagagtggtgagaggctggaatgggttgctcagggaggtggttgaggccccatggctggaggtgtttgaggccaggctggctgaggctgtgtgcagcctgctctagggtagggtgtccaggCCCATGatagggggattggaactgtctgatccttgtggtcccttccaaccctgacagattctatgattctgtgacagcctctgctcacttgtgccctgggatagcacaaggggcactggatgtaaactacagcacaggaagttccacctcaacatgaggaagaacttcttgtctgtaagggtgacagagcactggaagaggcttcccagaagagttgcggagtctccttctctggagagtttcaagaCCCAACTGTATGTGTTCCTCTGCAACCTGTGCTaaattctatggtcctgctctgacaggaggtTTGGACTCCCATCtgcaaaggtcctttccaaaccctgacttctgtgatcctgtgaaactgTAGAAACAAAGAGTTTAAGCCTATTAGATGGTAAAATACACGTATATATGAATCTTCCTAAGGTCATTTATTTGTTAACCATAAATACCAGACAGTTGATAATGttaatgtgggttttttgtttccttctttccaGCCTCCACGCACAGCTCACCCTGTGGTGAGGTTCTCCTGTGTGGATTGTGAGCCAATGGTAATAGACAAGCTTCCTTTTGACAAATATGAGCTGGAGCCTTCACCCTTAACACAGTACATCCTGGAACGAAAGTCTCCCCATACCT
This genomic window from Pogoniulus pusillus isolate bPogPus1 chromosome 19, bPogPus1.pri, whole genome shotgun sequence contains:
- the LOC135183863 gene encoding integrator complex subunit 6-like isoform X4, which gives rise to MPILLFLIDTSASMNQRAYLGTSYLDIAKGAVEIFMKLRARDPASRGDRYMLVTFDEPPYCIKAGWKENHATFMNELKNLQASGLTTLGQALRSSFDLLNLNRLVSGIDNYGQGRNPFFLEPSILITITDGNKLTNTAGVQEELHLPLNSPLPGSELTKEPFRWDQRLFALVLRLPGAASAEPEQLGSVPTDESAITQMCEVTGGRSYCVRTQRMLNQCLESLVQKVQSGVVINFEKSGPDPAPVGEDGLVDSSRPINSFASQPWHSCHKLIYVRPNPKTGVPVGHWPIPESFWPDQNSPTLPPRTAHPVVRFSCVDCEPMVIDKLPFDKYELEPSPLTQYILERKSPHTCWQVFVSSSGKYSELGHPFGYLKASTTLTCVNLFVMPYNYPVLLPLLEEESYLLPVHV
- the LOC135183863 gene encoding integrator complex subunit 6-like isoform X3, with the protein product MPILLFLIDTSASMNQRAYLGTSYLDIAKGAVEIFMKLRARDPASRGDRYMLVTFDEPPYCIKAGWKENHATFMNELKNLQASGLTTLGQALRSSFDLLNLNRLVSGIDNYGQGRNPFFLEPSILITITDGNKLTNTAGVQEELHLPLNSPLPGSELTKEPFRWDQRLFALVLRLPGAASAEPEQLGSVPTDESAITQMCEVTGGRSYCVRTQRMLNQCLESLVQKVQSGVVINFEKSGPDPAPVGEDGLVDSSRPINSFASQPWHSCHKLIYVRPNPKTGVPVGHWPIPESFWPDQNSPTLPPRTAHPVVRFSCVDCEPMVIDKLPFDKYELEPSPLTQYILERKSPHTCWQVFVSSSGKYSELGHPFGYLKASTTLTCVNLFVMPYNYPVLLPLLAEEESYLLPVHV